A genomic segment from Brachyhypopomus gauderio isolate BG-103 unplaced genomic scaffold, BGAUD_0.2 sc86, whole genome shotgun sequence encodes:
- the LOC143493401 gene encoding uncharacterized protein LOC143493401 isoform X1, with the protein MPRRLLCKLCILLVIVLVTGSQTVQENDAYMSAGNTARNGNAFYALRSCHQVLHGDSGEFFSPDYLCSSPALWCNWTLQVHHGKRMQLYLEDLTPTQTCHLKTDQIHLDESPVAAGESRILERCWGRARYTSVTNTVHVVQLIGPNPNPPHRGFYGRFWAFGQSESSPETTSVSHPESSVTEVSLEEEKEEEEEEKEIEGVMHVSSHENSTSTPPLPVENAEGLLANSVDMSPDLGSWTQQLAATTTGPWEKNSGEIRKTRGGAEHQDGTSQSSSHHDDFAFVEPVSMTTGAQGGAMADEDRQFSPDWKHNVSHTSAPTYTTHPSTMSTYNTPPTMSSSAMYSLTTGEVNPVFTNSSTSTATYKYEVTQTAEETYPAGSKMESGPEGEEVSDALPLEMLLANSAGTFQTGSEESNKETRPSSSMKPKPSHRLMGKALQTQTTRNAPEHPHLPGGLLLEVAMEIGLDHAHAESWDQIRNSFRGAVETMIQKELENSNPSSVSLKRSKKLSVGALFIVWVQLGQSEEVNRTLGVLRSTLQGLRGRSLGPRSTKSRGIIVSVSVEDIDECETQLVVCDVHADCVNEFGSYSCHCHHGYSPGLGGAVCVEAAECARTSFPMILYIICFLLSFLVALLLVVLGVLYHRYHRGAFLPRCQHGSICSDVVAANDVNNNSRLRNAKKRSVDPSSRPPPPPPPVRLSRGACPAPDLPLLKFNTLAPSEDFEGKLQSERL; encoded by the exons GTAACACGGCTCGTAACGGAAATGCGTTCTATGCTTTGCGGAGCTGCCATCAAGTTCTCCACGGCGACAGCGGAGAATTCTTCTCGCCCGACTACCTGTGCTCCAGCCCCGCCCTCTGGTGCAACTGGACTCTGCAGGTGCATCATGGGAAACGTATGCAGCTGTACCTGGAGGACCTGACGCCGACACAGACGTGTCACCTGAAGACGGACCAGATCCACCTGGACGAGTCTCCGGTGGCGGCCGGTGAGAGCCGTATCCTGGAGCGATGCTGGGGGAGAGCCAGGTACACGTCCGTCACCAACACGGTCCACGTGGTGCAGCTGATCGGGCCCAACCCCAACCCGCCTCACAGGGGATTTTACGGGCGCTTCTGGGCTTTTGGGCAGTCAGAATCATCTCCCGAAACCACCTCTGTTAGTC ACCCAGAGTCCAGTGTAACCGAGGTGTCACTGGAGgaggaaaaagaagaagaagaagaagaaaaggaaATTGAGGGAGTGATGCACGTTTCCAGCCACGAAAACTCTACCAGCACGCCACCACTGCCAGTGGAGAACGCAGAGGGACTTCTTGCTAACTCTGTGGACATGAGCCCTGATCTCGGTTCTTGGACCCAGCAGCTTGCTGCCACCACTACAGGACCGTGGGAGAAGAATTCTGGTGAGATTCGAAAAACAAGGGGAGGAGCTGAGCACCAAGATGGGACATCCCAAAGCAGTTCGCATCACGATgactttgcttttgtggaaccaGTTTCTATGACAACTGGAGCACAAGGTGGAGCAATGGCTGATGAGGATAGACAGTTCTCCCCTGACTGGAAGCATAATGTGTCTCACACATCGGCTCCCACTTATACCACTCACCCCAGTACCATGTCCACATACAACACACCCCCCACTATGTCCTCAAGTGCCATGTACTCTCTAACCACTGGAGAGGTCAACCCGGTTTTTACAAACTCTTCTACGTCCACTGCCACATACAAATATGAGGTCACTCAGACCGCTGAGGAAACTTATCCAGCTGGATCCAAGATGGAGTCCGGGCCAGAGGGGGAGGAAGTCAGTGATGCACTTCCTCTGGAGATGCTGTTGGCTAACAGTGCTGGTACATTTCAAACTGGTTCTGAAGAGTCCAATAAAGAGACCAGGCCATCTTCATCCATGAAGCCCAAACCCTCCCACAGACTAATGG GGAAAGCTCTTCAAACCCAAACCACCAGAAATGCACCTGAACATCCACACCTTCCTGGGG GTCTCTTGCTGGAGGTTGCCATGGAGATTGGTCTGGACCACGCCCATGCGGAGAGCTGGGATCAGATTAGGAACTCCTTCAGAGGCGCCGTGGAGACCATG ATCCAAAAAGAATTGGAAAATTCAAACCCGAGCAGTGTTTCATTAAAAAGATCTAAAAA GTTGAGCGTGGGGGCCCTGTTCATTGTGTGGGTGCAGCTGGGGCAAAGTGAGGAGGTGAACCGCACACTTGGGGTTCTCCGCTCCACTCTGCAGGGgctgagggggcggagcctcggCCCTCGAAGCACGAAGAGTCGTGGCATCATCGTCTCGGTCTCTGTAGAAG ACATCGATGAATGCGAAACTCAGCTGGTCGTCTGTGATGTCCATGCCGATTGCGTGAACGAGTTTGGCTCCTACTCCTGTCACTGTCACCATGGTTACAGCCCAGGgctgggtggagcagtgtgtgttGAAGCTGCAG aGTGCGCCAGGACTTCATTTCCCATGATCCTTTATATAATCTGCTTCCTGCTTTCCTTCCTGGTTGCACTGCTGCTGGTGGTCCTCGGTGTGCTGTACCACCGCTACCACCGGGGGGCGTTCCTCCCTCGCTGCCAACATGGCAGCATCTGCAGTGATGTTGTAGCGGCCAACGACGTCAACAACAACAGTCGTTTGAGAAATGCTAAGAAACGTAGCGTGGACCCCTCTTCCAGaccgccccctcccccaccacccgTTAGACTATCCAGAGGCGCGTGCCCCGCTCCAGACCTTCCCCTGCTGAAATTCAACACTTTGGCGCCCTCTGAAGATTTTGAGGGTAAACTGCAGAGTGAGAGACTCTAG
- the LOC143493401 gene encoding uncharacterized protein LOC143493401 isoform X2, with the protein MPRRLLCKLCILLVIVLVTGSQTVQENDAYMSAGNTARNGNAFYALRSCHQVLHGDSGEFFSPDYLCSSPALWCNWTLQVHHGKRMQLYLEDLTPTQTCHLKTDQIHLDESPVAAGESRILERCWGRARYTSVTNTVHVVQLIGPNPNPPHRGFYGRFWAFGQSESSPETTSVSQSSVTEVSLEEEKEEEEEEKEIEGVMHVSSHENSTSTPPLPVENAEGLLANSVDMSPDLGSWTQQLAATTTGPWEKNSGEIRKTRGGAEHQDGTSQSSSHHDDFAFVEPVSMTTGAQGGAMADEDRQFSPDWKHNVSHTSAPTYTTHPSTMSTYNTPPTMSSSAMYSLTTGEVNPVFTNSSTSTATYKYEVTQTAEETYPAGSKMESGPEGEEVSDALPLEMLLANSAGTFQTGSEESNKETRPSSSMKPKPSHRLMGKALQTQTTRNAPEHPHLPGGLLLEVAMEIGLDHAHAESWDQIRNSFRGAVETMIQKELENSNPSSVSLKRSKKLSVGALFIVWVQLGQSEEVNRTLGVLRSTLQGLRGRSLGPRSTKSRGIIVSVSVEDIDECETQLVVCDVHADCVNEFGSYSCHCHHGYSPGLGGAVCVEAAECARTSFPMILYIICFLLSFLVALLLVVLGVLYHRYHRGAFLPRCQHGSICSDVVAANDVNNNSRLRNAKKRSVDPSSRPPPPPPPVRLSRGACPAPDLPLLKFNTLAPSEDFEGKLQSERL; encoded by the exons GTAACACGGCTCGTAACGGAAATGCGTTCTATGCTTTGCGGAGCTGCCATCAAGTTCTCCACGGCGACAGCGGAGAATTCTTCTCGCCCGACTACCTGTGCTCCAGCCCCGCCCTCTGGTGCAACTGGACTCTGCAGGTGCATCATGGGAAACGTATGCAGCTGTACCTGGAGGACCTGACGCCGACACAGACGTGTCACCTGAAGACGGACCAGATCCACCTGGACGAGTCTCCGGTGGCGGCCGGTGAGAGCCGTATCCTGGAGCGATGCTGGGGGAGAGCCAGGTACACGTCCGTCACCAACACGGTCCACGTGGTGCAGCTGATCGGGCCCAACCCCAACCCGCCTCACAGGGGATTTTACGGGCGCTTCTGGGCTTTTGGGCAGTCAGAATCATCTCCCGAAACCACCTCTGTTAGTC AGTCCAGTGTAACCGAGGTGTCACTGGAGgaggaaaaagaagaagaagaagaagaaaaggaaATTGAGGGAGTGATGCACGTTTCCAGCCACGAAAACTCTACCAGCACGCCACCACTGCCAGTGGAGAACGCAGAGGGACTTCTTGCTAACTCTGTGGACATGAGCCCTGATCTCGGTTCTTGGACCCAGCAGCTTGCTGCCACCACTACAGGACCGTGGGAGAAGAATTCTGGTGAGATTCGAAAAACAAGGGGAGGAGCTGAGCACCAAGATGGGACATCCCAAAGCAGTTCGCATCACGATgactttgcttttgtggaaccaGTTTCTATGACAACTGGAGCACAAGGTGGAGCAATGGCTGATGAGGATAGACAGTTCTCCCCTGACTGGAAGCATAATGTGTCTCACACATCGGCTCCCACTTATACCACTCACCCCAGTACCATGTCCACATACAACACACCCCCCACTATGTCCTCAAGTGCCATGTACTCTCTAACCACTGGAGAGGTCAACCCGGTTTTTACAAACTCTTCTACGTCCACTGCCACATACAAATATGAGGTCACTCAGACCGCTGAGGAAACTTATCCAGCTGGATCCAAGATGGAGTCCGGGCCAGAGGGGGAGGAAGTCAGTGATGCACTTCCTCTGGAGATGCTGTTGGCTAACAGTGCTGGTACATTTCAAACTGGTTCTGAAGAGTCCAATAAAGAGACCAGGCCATCTTCATCCATGAAGCCCAAACCCTCCCACAGACTAATGG GGAAAGCTCTTCAAACCCAAACCACCAGAAATGCACCTGAACATCCACACCTTCCTGGGG GTCTCTTGCTGGAGGTTGCCATGGAGATTGGTCTGGACCACGCCCATGCGGAGAGCTGGGATCAGATTAGGAACTCCTTCAGAGGCGCCGTGGAGACCATG ATCCAAAAAGAATTGGAAAATTCAAACCCGAGCAGTGTTTCATTAAAAAGATCTAAAAA GTTGAGCGTGGGGGCCCTGTTCATTGTGTGGGTGCAGCTGGGGCAAAGTGAGGAGGTGAACCGCACACTTGGGGTTCTCCGCTCCACTCTGCAGGGgctgagggggcggagcctcggCCCTCGAAGCACGAAGAGTCGTGGCATCATCGTCTCGGTCTCTGTAGAAG ACATCGATGAATGCGAAACTCAGCTGGTCGTCTGTGATGTCCATGCCGATTGCGTGAACGAGTTTGGCTCCTACTCCTGTCACTGTCACCATGGTTACAGCCCAGGgctgggtggagcagtgtgtgttGAAGCTGCAG aGTGCGCCAGGACTTCATTTCCCATGATCCTTTATATAATCTGCTTCCTGCTTTCCTTCCTGGTTGCACTGCTGCTGGTGGTCCTCGGTGTGCTGTACCACCGCTACCACCGGGGGGCGTTCCTCCCTCGCTGCCAACATGGCAGCATCTGCAGTGATGTTGTAGCGGCCAACGACGTCAACAACAACAGTCGTTTGAGAAATGCTAAGAAACGTAGCGTGGACCCCTCTTCCAGaccgccccctcccccaccacccgTTAGACTATCCAGAGGCGCGTGCCCCGCTCCAGACCTTCCCCTGCTGAAATTCAACACTTTGGCGCCCTCTGAAGATTTTGAGGGTAAACTGCAGAGTGAGAGACTCTAG